One genomic segment of Mangifera indica cultivar Alphonso chromosome 6, CATAS_Mindica_2.1, whole genome shotgun sequence includes these proteins:
- the LOC123218763 gene encoding uncharacterized protein At4g28440-like has protein sequence MNTMDTTTKSQKKQPTQKQQGIGNANTNTNTKVVEKRKPVFVKVDKLKPGTNGHNLIVKVLKSDTIVPKGRLAAASNLQKTRIAECPVGDETATILFTARNDQVDLLKTETTVILRNAKIDMFKGSMRLAVDKWGRMEVTEPANFVVKEDNNLSLVEYELVNVLKNDCKSTL, from the exons ATGAATACTATGGACACGACAACAAAATCCCAGAAAAAACAGCCAACACAAAAGCAGCAGGGTATAGGAAACGCCAACACAAATACAAACACAAAGGTTGTAGAGAAGAGAAAGCCAGTTTTTGTGAAAGTTGACAAACTGAAACCAGGAACCAATGGTCATAATCTTATCGTAAAAGTGTTGAAGTCTGACACCATTGTGCCGAAGGGTCGTCTGGCTGCCGCTTCTAATCTACAGAAAACCCGGATCGCTGAGTGTCCTGTTGGTGATGAAACTGCCACCATCCTCTTCACTGCTCGTAATGATCAAG TTGACTTGCTGAAGACAGAAACCACAGTAATTCTCCGGAATGCAAAGATTGACATGTTTAAGGGGTCGATGAGGCTAGCGGTTGACAAATGGGGCCGCATGGAAGTCACAGAACCTGCCAATTTTGTAGTTAAAGAAGATAACAATCTGTCACTTGTTGAGTATGAATTGGTGAACGTGTTGAAGAATGACTGCAAATCAACTCTTTGA